Sequence from the Crassostrea angulata isolate pt1a10 chromosome 9, ASM2561291v2, whole genome shotgun sequence genome:
CTTTCAAAGTCGTCAAGAACTGGGTCAAGTGGGGAATTGCGATTGAGATGAACTTTGCTTTAAAAAACCCTATACATAAAAAAGGGGTAAAACGATCTAATTTATATTGGTCTCATCATTTATagattcaaatttcttaaaattattttcaagaccttatcttaaaattaaaaaaccaaattaaaataatatgtgACAAATTTGCGATAGTAAAACGAAGTTTATGCAATGATTGTTAACCCACTTACTGTAGTGTTGGAATGTTTTCTTCTCTTAAATATATCACTAACTCGTTTTGGTGCATTAATTTTTATACTAAATCATAAGGAAAAGAATATTAGAACATCTTTTCTGCGTAATCAGTACTGAAACTTTGTTCAATAGCATACTTGTTCTTTGAACTTATTCAGATTTTCTTACCTAAATTTAAATCAGTCACAGCTGGTCGACCTTCAAACATTTATAGTCGGTCAAGTATAAACAAATAGCAAACAACACAATATCTTACCATCATAATAAGCTCGACATCTTGCCGATCAGTACTATCAAAAAAgtttacatattgtttttgacAACTTGGCTTTGATGAAAAATATCTTAAGGCAGGCACCTGTTGTTGGTGTCAAATGGTATGATTTCAATCGACAATATATTTTAGCATGTTTCATTCAGTTAATAGTAAATAATGTAGTTCTTGTTTAACGCGGCATTCGATTGGACaggaaaatgtatttaaaattgtataacCTAGTtagcacgtcacaagacacctCAAAATGCACCAACGTCTAAAACGTACcaatccgcttgacgttacgtaAAACTATTTTACGaatcaatatcattttaaaaaataaatcgcactcattttgtacaataaagtacagaaaattaaattataaggaaccTGCGTTGTACCAACTAATGCTTTTTATCATCTGCTTCGCgaattataaagcgtaaactgcccctaCCTAGGTTATACTCgaataacttgggtagacattgagtttatttcttaaatatgttgcaatcactattgaaataaaagcaCACATTTTTGCGATTATCATCAGAACGATTTAAAAAGCTTGAAAGGTAtaactaaaattttgttttcatgatttattattattttaatttgtgatAACCTATATATCTTTAAAGGAAGTGAAAGCATACAATAATTCaggatttttttcatcaatgattttttaatctttactTTAGGGGAACTTCGAAGCTTTGACTTTGAGCTGTCATAAGTTCAAATGAACGTCATgtcaattaaataaaacaatgtaacAACAAGAATAAAGTGTTGCTTCTCATATATTGcaaaataaagcaaaaaaaaaaaaaaaacaaaaaaaaaaaaacaaaaaaaaaaaaaaaaaaaaaaaaaaacaacagaaaaaaacccatgccgaatgattagatacatgtatttaaaaaataactgtGTTGAATCGAAATAATTATAGAGAAATATCCTAATAAGAAcattttcctttgtaaacgtaccaaagacataaataacagagattggaaACTCCGCCATTAGCATGTTTTGTCGTTGAAAATggtacgggaccaaccttactttgagaactaaattttaataaactaaaataatgatcttaaaccaaaagaatattgttaaaatgaaaatcatgcaTAGGTTTtagacaattttaaaacaaaaaattgaaaaataagattaatatatataaaaaaaaaaatatattggccAGCTATAAAACATCGAAGAAATCTCGGACGACGGGTAGCCAATTGCCTCTTAATACTCCtctttttatattgtttaagacataaactcatgaaaatataatattttgaatgttttggtgATAGGTTTTAGCTGTTAATTTTTCGATATAATcgtttattagaaagatatactgATATAAACTGGAAGCCTTTTACAATAGGGACACCGTGATTTCACGAGATTTCGATCGGTTGcaaatctctgttatttatgtctctgaacGTACTAACCAAATTTTATCTTTctctgagttttttttttattttcttgaatttatCTTGTATTTCCAAGTGTATTGTTTTGCGCCTCCACCCGTCAGATCCAATGACACATTCCTTTTCAAAATCTAACTAGCGGGCCATAATAGTTCTTCATTTTCGGACTTCGTATGGATTTTATCAACAAGGACAATTCTGGATAATCAGTACTTCACCTGTATTCGAAATCTGATTGATATTTTATCTCATACTCTCCACTTAAAAAATACCCAATGTCAATAACCCAGTGTGCTTCATATAGAAAAAAAGGACAGACTATCTTTACTACAACGTATACGTACAAACAAGcataacaacaaaaaaaaccatcTGTGGTATTGATCTGGTACTGCGGAACTATAATAATCACGGGGGTCAATGTTTGTGGGTAGCCAAAATTGTCCTGGTTCGTATGGACGTATTTTCGTTGGTAGCAAGTTCGGGatgattttgataaatattaaacaaatgcccGTATATACGCTCGTGGGGGTGTAAATTCTAGGACACGGGTTACATATACCGacgaaagccacgaacattggCCCTCAacgaaaaatgatgattttacaGTAAATGTTGCATTCAATCTCGGTACAGATTATTGAATTGtgttaaaaatgataaacagaACGTGATGTTTTAGTTTAATATAGCATTATGATattgcttatttaaaaaaaaaaccattgtgAAGTCTTCTTCACAATCCAGAAATCTTCATGTGATCATTTACCcataaatgtgatttttttcacGGTTATTATcgtaacatataaaaaaatcgtCGTCactcatatgaaaaaaatgtaaataaatgaaaaaaatacatttaactaCACAGCACGGTTTGCCAAGCCTGACtctttagttttattttgttttttgttaatacacaattgtattaaaaaaaaaccaaatagaACACAGGAGGAAGAACTctaaaattgtaattttgtgCATAAAATATGGTCGGATCTTATTTTTTTGTCTAGTGTATCATGTTGATTTTCAATCCATTGAATTAGTTGCCATAttcctaattttgtttttaatcatgAAATAAAGTACTAGTTTTTGTGATTAATTTTTGTGTTAATCTCCGAGGTTTGTTTCAAAAGTGTCCAAGATCGgtcttgtttttgaaaaattaaagccTCGACTAAACAACTTTTTACGACCTAGTATGCTATTTTGCAGCCTTCTTGAACGCAAGaacataatttatattttataagcaGCTCAGAATGTCAGATAGAAAGACGGTGTTGGTAATTTAGGAGGGATTTTTGGTAACCTTattgttttgcaagtaaaactTAATGTTGACATGTCTATCTATCACAGGATACCAATCAGAAAGATGTACATACGACAAATTTATCGTTGGATGTAAATaactttgtttatatttagattaatcATAATATtcaactagactcttgttgctatagcaacaaaaaggtcttccgttcctcatgtattaatctgcacaagaaatccagttatcttggaaacagaaaatgaatataatatatataagttttgtgtcttgatctatcatagtttctgagatcttatttattctttgtttttaaaaaagaaggctatctgagatatatgagatgtctcaccggaagtagaaattttttttaccatgtgtagatgactttttgtatttctatagctaaaatgttacttcaatgctaaataaccaaaatatttttaaaaatatcaaaattgggtgtacttcctgtgaagaccggaagttacgccggatgaaataaaatagtgttaacacgtgtccatacacaggtctataatcctacaaagtttggttgttgaagtcgttaccgtttttgagatctcgtcgatataaggttttttgtctcgggacaggaaacggacaaacggaagtgcttaatgaaatttaatttttttatatcttgttactttcctcttttacattattattcatcgaagtagctaaaactatcaaattaaaacagtttaacggataaacagtttgatttgtttgaactcttccgctgtggaccggaagtgacggaagacaaaataaaactgtttaaatacatcttcaatcaaatgtctatgtttagtaaaagtttcgtgtcttgatcacgtacagtacctgagaacttgcgggtataaaatatgttttaaaaaagcttcctgagataatcgagatatctcaccggaagtagaatttttttgtttattcaacattgtatggatgacatatgtaaggatctatactaatatctgtattctatggaaaataaattaaatacgtaaaaacaaaaacatttgaagagcttccggtgacgaccggaagttacgccgaacaaaacaaaaatgtttaaacacatctacaactataggtctatcatccctcaaagtttggatgttcaaatctttatcgtttctgagatctcgatgtgacaagctttttgtcgcgggacaggaaacggacgacaggaaatgaatttttaaaaaatgaaaaaatcgcctagagatatgatcattttctatcaatcctgaaaatttcaagtaaatctcttcagccatctctgagatatcttgtggacaaaaactgggaaaaaaataataataataataataataataaaaaacattacaatcactagaaggtcttccgttgtaacggaagaccttaattaatgtAACTATGTTAGGGAGTTCATTAGAACATGATCCGCATTAAGTTTATATAAATGAACATTTGATGAGGTAATAAAACAAACTTAAGACAGGAAATCGACAAtcatatatagttttaaaaatattactttcTGAAATTACATACTCATGAAAAGTGCGAGCCAAATATACCATTCTGAACTGTAAATCCACTGATGATGTtcgtgatatacatgtaagggaGAATAATTTCATAGGAATCAATTGATCTTTGATCTATCCAATAAGTGTCGTAGAAATGCTACAAGTCAGGAGGAATAAGCTAcctaaaattgcaaaataatatGGCAGTACTTGGAGAAGTAAGGCAATTAATCAAActtaaatatctaaaaaaaatctgaaaatctctctctctctctctctctctctctctctctctccgagtTAGGTAAATGCGCGATGCTaagtattattttcatcaaACCTTAATcattcaaaaacaaataataagaTAGTAGAAATTGTAAATGCATTGAGAGAACCAGTAACacatgaatttttatttggtgataaaatctttaacatacactgtacatagtTACACATTTTGTTATTAATGTGAAGGTTATACAAAAAAGCACAACAAATAATGTGTGATTTCAAACTGTTACTTTCAAAGTACTTTTAAGGCAGTTACACATGTACAATCTCTATCGTACGTGTACATCTAAATGCGCGATGCaacgttttattttcattaatccattatcaatcaaaaacaaatgataccatagtaaaaaatgtaaatgcatCAAGAGGCAAGGTAgcaaaagaatattttattcaatgataaaatatttgacaTACATTATTCATcacttacatgtagttattgATGTGAAGGTGatacataacaaaaaacaaacacaccAAATAAATGGCAGATTACTTTCAAAGTATTAATTAAAGCAGAAAGATAATCTCTATCGTACTTCTCATTCAAGAGTTGTTGTCCAATCTATTTAATGCGTTATgagtttcttttctttttatctatctatcattCTGTCTCTTTTTTCATGATgccaatataattttaaaaattccagACTGGTCTGAAAGCGAAAAAATGTTGTAAGAAGTAAGGTAACGTTTTTGAAAAGATTCCAAAAGTCATCGTCATCTACCTTGTAAATAAGATTTTCTTTACTTATGCTATCACTAATCCATAAACCCATATTCAGAATTCCCAAAAGGGAGCATGCAAAGTACACAAATTCTTTAAATCGACTTGCTACACACTCATATCTAATTGAATCATCACAGTTttcacatttcacattataaTATGTTCCTATTATAAAAAAGGATTGAAGTACAGCTGCTATAATGCTAATGATGATTTCTACTATAACGTAGATATCTATTTCAATATCTTGTATATCATTGATGCAAATGCCACACGCTACGTGATAAAAAACGTTTCCAATGCAAGCAATAACAAACAATACCACCCATGcattaaaacacaatattttacAAACCGATTTACATATGTTCGAGCAATTTTTGCACTccttaaacaataaacattttatcaatCGTTCACCAAAAAAACAAATGCAGTTGATAATTactagaaataaaataattgatttaagtACAATTTCTGTAATGATATATGCCTTTAAATCTGCAGATGATTCTTCGGTTAAAAGTTCAGTAAAAGTAAAAGCAACCAGTCCAACAGATAAtagaagaaaaaagatttgaaaaataactttgcaATGCCATGTTTTTATGATTTGGTTATAAAATGCAGTATCATTGTTTGGAATTGAATCAACTGTTTGTAAATCTGAATtagataaggtacatgtaagacCAGGCTTTGGAAAAAGCAAACTAATTGTCAGTAACGAAAAACTTATGATGGCAGATGAAACCAATGGTTCTGTTTCTTCTATAGTCTCCATTGCTCTAGTTATGTTTTGCACGggtaaagaaatatttaaatgtggTTTAAAAAGGTAAGCTGAAGAAAGTGCGTCGATCCAAGAGCCAATGTTAGTAAAAATAATTGCTACAACTGACAAAAAAGTATTGCAACATGTATACTCGCATTTTCTCCTGTAAAATACTACAAAGTAGATAAACAAACTAAATACGTGGATAGCAGTCATTGCATAACATATGATACCAAGTTTTCTGTTCACATGCTCTAAAATGTGTTTCCATATGTATAACCCGCAATGAAGAAAATAACACGTTCCAAAAAAATACATCGAAATcaacttcatttttaaaaaggaaattcCACGACGATTTAAGCATTCGATCCGTTCCCCTTTCGGGCGAATTTTCCCCAGTATAGCAACTGGCAGTGCCCCAAATAGGTGGGAAACAATTAAAACTATCGCAACATACATCTCCTTTTCTGAATTGTCCGATACTCGATCAAGGAAACTAACGATACAAGGCGGGGCTAAAATagctgaaaaatataaaaattccacgttataaaacataaaaatggaTAATggtttgatgttttttttctgttacaaGTAACACACGGCAAGTAATATACAcctccaaaacaaaaaaaaaaccacaagcaaacaaacagacaaacaaatacaaataaacaaaaacacaactAACCTATCGTTGCTCCAACAATCCATATGgctaaaattttcaagaaaagaatataaatatttgcaaaactgatttaacttcaatttgtttacaatttgcattAGTATTTGATTCATAccatacattaaaaaatattgttttataagtCGAATTGAATTTACAAAGAAGTGATAAATCAAAATGCTTTTATTCTCTTGgcaaataatatcatttttcttaATGAATAGTTACTAGCGTTAACCATAGACTTCACAATAAAAACACAATTACCACACACATATCTACACTTTACCTTTTGATGTTTTCGATGTCGCCCCATGAAACTGTGCGgctgaaataatgaaataaaaggtGTAGgatttcaataataaaaacccatataattttgttcatttaaaatGAATGGGACTAATAAACGATAAATAGGTCGACAAAACTTATCGTTTACAATTAAAATACTGTAACATCTcctagtcatttttttttgattcacaaaagatttaatttttttatcatacctCTTTAAATGTTTCTATGTAAAATAACAAGGAATAAACATGCTTTTCTATCTAACTGTAAAATAGTTTCCGTGATATCTGCCCATGGTTAATAGTCATCGAAACTATTCACCAGCGGCATTCAATTCCCCTTCTTTTGAAACTCAGAACAACTCTGAAGTAATCCGATCGCTAGTTTACATTCAAAGTTCGATAGCTCTAATTTGtctatcatcaagaaattctgcatcgcgacaaataattttttttccagtaaaataaaatatcttttttactGACTATTCGGATTTCATTAGAGTTCATTTTAAGGGGATAAGAAAAATGctcaataaaatcatttaatgatttttattgcttttttaaaacatctattttgaaaatacaaaatatgttaGTTTTGTGCCAACTTTCTTgccttgcaaaaaaaaagtatttggaCATGAATTGCCCCCTTTGGTGGCACTTTggatttttatgataatttcaggggttttttttaaatttgaaaattaattttatggaATTTACTTGCATTATCCCATTTTAATCtaaagaattgaaataaattgaaagaaTCAATTATAACGTTGGACATGACGATATCATAATTTTACggaaataaagataaaatcaacgcttccaattttaattttaaaattttttattctaaatttttagAGAATCTGACAGCACAAAAATACTAAATAAAGGACGAAATGCGGTATTATGGATTTCTCACCCTCCTCCAAAATAAAGAGCTTTAATAGTAATGTGGgagaaatcatattttaaataagtgtataaaacaggcacgtagcaccCCCACGTTTTTACGCAGCAAAGTTTTTTGTcttcaattttcatacaaacaaaatgaaacaacatggagttgcccccccccccccccccatcctccACTCACTTTTTTGGGAACATGAAAAAATTGagttgaaaataaagaaacacagtgaaattgtagtaaaaaaaatatagttgcTGCCCCCTCCCCCAGTGAtaaggattttgaagattttggaaagtagCCTTccttcccttttttttttttttttggtttgtcaagattttttggaagagtcgaccccccccccctcccccacacactttcaaaaacgatgctatgtGCCAGTAAAAGGTTATCCCCACATATCGCATCATGTCATAACTTAGAAATGATCCACGgagattgacatatttttgttaaatggaTGTTTTGGAGTAAATTATGGGTGTTTttcgatggtttttcgactggtaAACATCAGGCACAGGATTGttcaagtaccatttttaatTATGATGTGTATGATTACATCTTTATGAACAAGACATGTGTAAAACCGTACTTGAGAAGACCTGCGCGTTATGttttcaaatgcaaaatatacagaaaaaatgagaatattttattttcttgcaAAATTGCTGAAATTGAAACAGCTAAAAGCCAATAATGACTAatatcaagattaaagtgattAATGAGTTATGAAGATTTGTTTTTTTACgatactttttttaaacatttttaaaaatagccgTCTAATTGGAATTTATTGGACAGCTGAAGGTAACGTATTGAAATGTTGCAGCACAATAGGATTGTGGGACATTATGTAATTTCTTGACACAGTTTAACACAGgagatgacgtcacaaaaatgtgTTCATTCCTATTTCATACCTATTTCAATACATTCAAAAGTAATGCCATGTGATCAACAAAAGTCACGTGATTAGTATTCCGTCTTATCTTAATCATACACATCtgacaaaaacaataaatattttaattacaggTAATTACTTTAATGATGCCTCTTTAGGGTTGACATTTTTGTCATTGTTATACACTTGTTCTTTCTAGATGAGTGTTTTaacaaaacatgataaaaaagGTTCAGCTATGGAACagcaaattaatgttaaatgaattgaaaacgTTGGatcaataacaataaaaaacaaaattttaataatttatgaagtTTATTTTCctttcatgaaaacaataaagcaATGATAAAACAATCCAAATAGCATTATCACTTTGAAGATATTCAATATAAACAGTTGTTTTACATATAAAACCTCAGACACTCATACACCAAATAAATCATTCAGAAAAAAGAGTGTTTTGTTACATGTCACTGCATATCAGCTTTTTTTCATAAGAACATATATTCTGTATAATTGCTAATATGATGCaaatatataaacttttttttataaaagaatatttcggacttttaaaaaaaccctgaaatgACACATCATATGAATAAGTATGTTTGCTATTAAAACCATATAagatattatgaatttaatagTACGGCTAATGTTTGTGCTGTGGTGTTGAAAGATACATCTTTTTTTAATCACTTCTGGTTATTTGTTAACGTCATCGATATTTGATTTAAGTGATATCATTCTTTGCAACAATTTATAGCTCCTAGGGTTTCTTCGGAAGTTCAGTTAGAAAACCTAATTTCTATTCATAGTAttatgcttccaataaaatTCTAAGAAATCTAGCCCAGTATGAAAGCGGAAAAATATTGTAAGAGGTAAAATGATCTTATTGATGAACGACCAAACAACTTTATTAAACGCCTTATAAATGGAAATAGTAAATACTGGAAGACGTCCTTCTCCAATGCTAATACTGATCCATAAACCCAAATTAAGAATGCCCAAAAGGCAGCATGCGTAGTGCACAAATTTGTTATGTAACCACCTTGCACATTTTGTAGGGCAAGTATGACACGTAAAGTTTTTGTAATCTTTAGGTGAATGGGTTCCTAGTATAAACACTGTTTGAAATAAGGCTAAAAGCATGCTAATGATGTTGTCGGTCCAGGAAACACCAATAAACTGACTTTCATCCTTTTTTCCTTCAAAAAATAGAGCAACGCAGTACAATGTATGATAAACAGCATTACCAAAACAAGTGACCAGTAATACAAATGCtgaaacatttaaatgaaaattcaaacaAGACCACTCGACAAAAAGACATATGAATACCAATATAAGCATCAGTAATTTTATAGACAGTTGCATTGAAACGTAAACATCAAAATCGTCAGGATGATCCAATATATCATTGGAAGGATCGTTTGTTATTACTACTACAAAGGTGAACACAAATAAAGTCAAAACAACCAGAGAGAGAAAGAATTGACCTGTTATTCGAACACACCTTGGCAGACGTGCAAAATCATTACCATTCGTGAAATTTTCAGCTTCATTTGAAATACCTGATTTTGAGGTTTTTGTAGAACggtcagtttttaaaaataacatgtcAATAGATATAAGAGAAAATTCTATCATTGCTGGGGATAAGAATGGATCGGACTTTTCAATTGCCTCCATTGCTCTTTTTGCAGACATGGTAATATTTTTTACCATTGACGAATTATCaccaattgtttcatttttaaatagaaaGTTAGACTCAGAAAAAAGTGCATTAAACCAAATGCATGCGCTGGTTAAGAAAATGCCTAGTGAAGCTGCATTTTCTCCAAATGTATTTGCATCACATCGTTCATAGTACAgggcaaaataaataaaaagaaggaATGTGTACAATATAGATAATATATTAAAGGCTATACTTAGGTTACTGTTTTCTGGACAAATGTCATAAGAAAAATTTTTCCATGTGTATAATCCACAATGAAACATATAACCTAGACCAAAGATATACAATGAAATCAGTTTGatctttaaaaatgtgataCTTGTTTTATGTTCTGAAAGTTCTGACTTAAAATTCCTTTGGCGCAAACACAAGAGAACTATAATGGATACCAATCCAATCGAAA
This genomic interval carries:
- the LOC128162152 gene encoding uncharacterized protein LOC128162152 produces the protein MEDSENESLIAKERIEASSEIETIDEDRENPSLQTSGNCSGSTLLIVLGVLLQAIVVSIMAVNWAQLISPECENKNMGQIVLIISVSIGLVSIIVLLCLRQRNFKSELSEHKTSITFLKIKLISLYIFGLGYMFHCGLYTWKNFSYDICPENSNLSIAFNILSILYTFLLFIYFALYYERCDANTFGENAASLGIFLTSACIWFNALFSESNFLFKNETIGDNSSMVKNITMSAKRAMEAIEKSDPFLSPAMIEFSLISIDMLFLKTDRSTKTSKSGISNEAENFTNGNDFARLPRCVRITGQFFLSLVVLTLFVFTFVVVITNDPSNDILDHPDDFDVYVSMQLSIKLLMLILVFICLFVEWSCLNFHLNVSAFVLLVTCFGNAVYHTLYCVALFFEGKKDESQFIGVSWTDNIISMLLALFQTVFILGTHSPKDYKNFTCHTCPTKCARWLHNKFVHYACCLLGILNLGLWISISIGEGRLPVFTISIYKAFNKVVWSFINKIILPLTIFFRFHTGLDFLEFYWKHNTMNRN